The Amycolatopsis japonica nucleotide sequence CTTCTTCGGCGGCGGCAGCGTTGTGGTGGCGTGGTCGGCGGGTGGCTTTTCCCAGGGAAAGACGACCCAGTCGGAGACGGTCCAGATCGAGTAGTCGGGCCGCGTGGTCGCCCCGGTGTTGAGGCAGAGGACCGCGGTCAGGATCTGGGCGTCCGGGCCAAGCAAGGGGGTCAGGTCGTCGTGGACGCGGCGAAGGGTGGCACCGCTGCCGCAGATGTCGTCCACCACCAGCACGCGGCCCCTGAGCCTTTGACCGTTGAGGCCGCGGGTCAGCGGGGTGAGATCGAGGGACACGTTGCCGGTGGCCTGCTGATAGGCGTCGTCGCTGGTGTTGTGGCGGGCGCGGACGATGCGGGCGTTCAGCCGAAGTGTGGAGGCGATGAGGTGGGCGGGCGAGACACCGCCGTTGGCGATGCCGATGACGCGCTCGACCGACGAGTGATCACGTAGGACCGCGTCAGTCAGAAGCGTGGCGGCGTCGTGGAGAGCCTCTGGCGTCACGCGCCAGATCCGGTGGTGATCGAAGTCCCGTTGTGCTGTGGTCATTCGCGGGCCTATTCCTTACAGAGCAGGGGATATCGCGTCAGCGAGTTGGATGCCTGTGTCGTGGGCGGTACGGAGTTCTTGCAGGGCTTGTACGAGGTCGTACTCGGTGATTCCAGCGATGCCGGCCATCGCAGACAACGCGGTAGCGTCGAGCTCTTCGACCAGGATTCGTTCCGCCGGGGATTGCTGGGTACGGACCTGTGCCCAGCGTCGGAGAGGGCGCAGCCTGGGATCGGTGGTGTGCGCGAGGCGAAGGAGGTCGACCTTGATGCGAGTGCCGTAGTGACCGCTGAACGCGAGGGTCGTCGCGCGGCGCAGTAGCTCGTCTGGTTGCTTTTTCAGCACAGCGCACACTTCGATCAACCGCTCGACGGATATCCGGCGCGTGCCGAGTTCATAGCTGGCGAGCGTTTGCAGGGAAAGTTCATCGTCGCCTGCGCACATCGCGGCACGCATCTGTTTGCGGGTCCAGCCGCATTCTCTCCGCGCGGAACGCAGCAGTTCGCCCAGAGCGTGTGCGAACTGGTCGAACTGATCACTCGTCGGCGTGTTCATGGTCTGTCCTCCGTAATGCGGCGCGTGCTTGGGCGCTGGGCCGATTTCGACGTCGTCCGCGGAGCTGTTCACGCTGAGCCATCGCGTGCGGTCAGTGCGAGGTCGCTGGTCGTGCGCAGGGGGTGAAGGGAGCTGATGGCGTGCGCGCCGGGCTGGTTGCGCCAGATCTGGCCGTCGGCGCGGATCACCGTGAAGCCTCCGGCCGCCTCGCGAGTACGCAGTCGCACGGATACGTCCGCGGTGGAGCTCAGTTCGGCGAGGAGAGCGAGAGCTTCGTCATCGGTCAGCTGTTCGCCGTCGGCCATCGCGGCGCCTTCGCCGATGGGGAGCATCTGCAGGAAGGTCACTCCGCTCACTCCCAGGGTCGCGGCCAGGGCAACCATCGCTCGGATGCTGACCCTGGCCGTAGAGCGCAGGAGCACGGCCTGAATCTGTGTCGGGATTCCCTGGGCGATCGCCGCCCGGATTCCGGCGATGGCCTGATCGAAACTGCCTGCGCCGCGCCACCGGTCGTGGCGTCCGGCGTCCGGGCCGTCCAGGCTTACCCGTACGGCGTCCACACGGGCGGCCAGGGCTTCGGCGCGGCGGGCCAGGTGCGTTCCGTTGGTGGTCACACTGACCGCGCACCCGCCCGCGACGAGCACGTCGATCAACTCAGGCAAATCGCGCAGCAGCAGCGGTTCGCCGCCGGAGATATCCACACCCAGGACCGCGGACTCGGCGAG carries:
- a CDS encoding phosphoribosyltransferase — encoded protein: MTTAQRDFDHHRIWRVTPEALHDAATLLTDAVLRDHSSVERVIGIANGGVSPAHLIASTLRLNARIVRARHNTSDDAYQQATGNVSLDLTPLTRGLNGQRLRGRVLVVDDICGSGATLRRVHDDLTPLLGPDAQILTAVLCLNTGATTRPDYSIWTVSDWVVFPWEKPPADHATTTLPPPKKALRHV
- a CDS encoding helix-turn-helix domain-containing protein — protein: MNTPTSDQFDQFAHALGELLRSARRECGWTRKQMRAAMCAGDDELSLQTLASYELGTRRISVERLIEVCAVLKKQPDELLRRATTLAFSGHYGTRIKVDLLRLAHTTDPRLRPLRRWAQVRTQQSPAERILVEELDATALSAMAGIAGITEYDLVQALQELRTAHDTGIQLADAISPAL
- a CDS encoding radical SAM protein gives rise to the protein MTAPRTTTTRTFAARTQGNESVIHDPLTGLTHRASTALGSGRVRLSGTDVGSWPEIHPAAVHADVPISVCWSPLVRCNLACPYCLDDKSVLELGRAERYRIANLLAESAVLGVDISGGEPLLLRDLPELIDVLVAGGCAVSVTTNGTHLARRAEALAARVDAVRVSLDGPDAGRHDRWRGAGSFDQAIAGIRAAIAQGIPTQIQAVLLRSTARVSIRAMVALAATLGVSGVTFLQMLPIGEGAAMADGEQLTDDEALALLAELSSTADVSVRLRTREAAGGFTVIRADGQIWRNQPGAHAISSLHPLRTTSDLALTARDGSA